Proteins encoded in a region of the Triticum dicoccoides isolate Atlit2015 ecotype Zavitan chromosome 3A, WEW_v2.0, whole genome shotgun sequence genome:
- the LOC119272596 gene encoding increased DNA methylation 1-like yields MQSNGRTPPLFSPESGRGMPPPVVYSRKQGASADGGPSAILRDGGGNHHPSSTDGGHGQPVSERLLQIVPANTRAGKGKNVPPAGGTAVPANGRVRKTRAPKGSSTLAESRKVPGKKSDAGEPAGMHHGTQDNDQLKTVSAPSNSRNRKSTASASAVSSSRRPRRNNSSTSGTAAAGAKKHTILTWLIDCGVLKENEKVSYADSTSFATKASGAVTRAGIQCTCCDAAMAPPAFSSHAGSEDSAPWERLLLKSGKSLLECVREAWEGEHLRILHAKQKAQAAVEKERERSTQEKKRALLLAKQSRKEPALALDLDGTNYGGDDDRSDDACGVCADGGQLLCCDNCPSTFHPECLAVEVPEDSWVCHYCRCFLCSADDDGHGGLSICHQCTRKYHHHCRAPLLAGHEIGPYCSKACNKIAVNLSNMVGAMVSIGEEGHSWSLLKFQEGSVTSDPAALLECNAKLAVALGVLNECFNPVKDRLTGIDMLHQAVYSVESDFKRLSYQRFYTIVLEKDTEIISVALLRFHGAKLAEMPFACTLLQYHRQGMMRLLVNAIDKVLQSVQVENLVISAVDEVVDTWKKLGFEDVEPQLRDEAKRLSMVAIAGTILLQKPTAKQDMLLITENERAFLEMSWPRCSFVDLLTGTAFPWSPYADPVAVAVRGAGGGGGEA; encoded by the exons ATGCAGAGCAATGGGAGAACGCCGCCATTGTTCTCCCCTGAGAGTGGCCGTGGGATGCCACCACCTGTTGTTTATTCCCGGAAACAGGGGGCTAGCGCCGATGGTGGGCCTTCTGCCATATTGAGAGACGGCGGCGGCAACCACCATCCCAGCAGCACTGACGGTGGCCACGGCCAACCAGTGAGCGAGAGGCTGCTTCAGATCGTTCCTGCTAACACCAGAGCTGGGAAGGGCAAGAACGTGCCACCGGCCGGTGGCACTGCCGTGCCGGCAAACGGCCGCGTACGGAAGACACGCGCGCCCAAGGGGAGCAGCACTCTAGCAGAATCCAGGAAGGTGCCCGGCAAGAAATCTGACGCCGGCGAACCGGCGGGCATGCACCATGGCACCCAAGACAACGACCAGCTGAAGACTGTCTCGGCTCCAAGCAACAGCAGGAATAGGAAGAGCACGGCCTCTGCCTCAGCCGTGTCATCGAGCCGGAGGCCTCGCAGGAATAACAGTAGCACGTCcggcacggcggcggccggagccaaGAAGCACACCATCCTGACATGGCTGATCGACTGCGGTGTGCTCAAAGAGAACGAGAAGGTCTCGTACGCGGACAGCACCAGCTTCGCCACGAAGGCCTCTGGCGCGGTGACTAGGGCCGGCATCCAGTGCACCTGCTGCGACGCCGCGATGGCGCCCCCGGCCTTCTCGTCTCACGCCGGCTCCGAGGACTCGGCACCGTGGGAGAGGCTCCTGCTAAAGTCCGGCAAGTCGTTGCTGGAGTGCGTGCGGGAGGCATGGGAGGGGGAGCACCTGAGGATCTTACACGCCAAGCAGAAGGCACAGGCTGCGGTGGAGAAGGAACGGGAGAGGAGCACACAGGAGAAGAAGCGTGCTCTGCTGCTCGCCAAGCAGAGCAGGAAGGAACCAGCCCTCGCCCTGGACCTCGACGGGACCAACTATGGCGGGGACGACGACCGGAGCGACGACGCGTGCGGCGTGTGCGCAGACGGCGGACAGCTGCTGTGCTGCGACAACTGCCCGTCCACCTTCCACCCGGAGTGCCTCGCCGTGGAGGTCCCTGAGGACTCCTGGGTCTGCCACTACTGCCGCTGCTTCCTGTGCTCCGCCGACGATGACGGCCATGGCGGCCTCTCCATCTGCCACCAGTGCACCCGCAAGT ATCACCACCACTGCCGCGCGCCCCTGTTGGCCGGGCACGAGATCGGGCCCTACTGCAGCAAAGCCTGCAACAAG ATAGCGGTGAATCTGTCAAACATGGTGGGAGCCATGGTCAGCATCGGCGAGGAAGGCCACTCATGGTCCCTGTTAAAGTTCCAAGAGGGCTCCGTGACGTCAGACCCCGCCGCCCTGCTGGAGTGCAACGCGAAGCTGGCAGTGGCGTTGGGCGTGCTGAATGAGTGCTTCAACCCCGTGAAGGACAGGCTGACCGGCATTGACATGCTTCACCAGGCCGTCTACAGCGTCGA ATCGGACTTCAAGCGGCTGAGCTATCAACGGTTTTACACCATAGTTCTGGAGAAGGACACGGAGATCATATCTGTAGCCTTGCTCAG GTTCCATGGGGCCAAGCTGGCGGAGATGCCGTTCGCGTGCACACTGCTGCAGTACCATAGACAAGGGATGATGCGCCTCCTCGTCAATGCCATCGACAAG GTGCTACAATCGGTGCAGGTGGAGAATTTGGTGATCTCGGCGGTGGATGAGGTAGTGGACACATGGAAGAAGCTTGGCTTCGAGGACGTGGAGCCACAGCTGAGAGATGAGGCCAAGAGGCTCAGCATGGTCGCCATTGCCGGCACCATCCTACTCCAGAAGCCCACGGCCAAGCAGGACATGTTGCTGATAACCGAGAACGAGCGGGCGTTCCTGGAGATGAGCTGGCCGCGCTGCAGCTTTGTCGACCTCTTGACCGGGACCGCGTTCCCATGGTCGCCATATGCTGACCCCGTGGCCGTTGCCGTGAggggggcgggcggcggcggtggcgaggcgTAG
- the LOC119270018 gene encoding uncharacterized protein LOC119270018: MAHFQEVDYCSEEVRAVGYPARRGCGGVQEHIVKETFVQEFDTAGRRHGHHGHHGRGSGHFEVRESRLEEDINTRTGEFHERKENFVVRADD; the protein is encoded by the coding sequence ATGGCGCACTTCCAGGAGGTGGACTACTGCTCGGAGGAGGTGAGGGCGGTGGGCTACCCGGCCCGCCGCGGCTGCGGCGGCGTGCAGGAGCACATCGTCAAGGAGACGTTCGTGCAGGAGTTCGACACCGCCGGCCGCCGCCATGGTCACCACGGTCACCACGGCCGTGGCTCCGGCCACTTCGAGGTGCGCGAGAGCAGGCTGGAGGAGGACATCAACACCCGCACCGGCGAGTTCCACGAGCGCAAGGAGAACTTCGTCGTCAGGGCCGATGACTAA